Proteins from a single region of Polyangiaceae bacterium:
- a CDS encoding PIN domain-containing protein, protein MEFVDTNVLLYAVSTHPSEKSKAERARALLERDDLCLSVQVLQEFYVQATRASRADALSHEQAVLLIESFLRYPAQELTLTVMKAALASKERYQISYWDAAIIEAARALGSTVLHTEDLSDGQDYGGVVVKNPFA, encoded by the coding sequence ATGGAGTTCGTTGACACGAATGTCTTGCTCTACGCGGTAAGCACACACCCGTCAGAAAAGAGCAAGGCAGAGCGCGCGCGGGCGTTGCTCGAGCGAGACGATCTCTGCCTTTCGGTGCAGGTGTTGCAGGAGTTCTACGTCCAAGCAACCCGCGCGAGTCGAGCGGACGCGCTCTCTCACGAGCAGGCAGTGTTGCTCATCGAGTCGTTCCTTCGCTACCCAGCCCAGGAGCTCACCCTCACTGTCATGAAGGCGGCACTTGCCAGCAAAGAGCGTTATCAGATCTCGTACTGGGATGCGGCCATCATCGAGGCGGCGCGAGCGCTGGGCAGCACTGTGCTCCACACCGAGGATCTGAGCGACGGCCAAGACTATGGTGGCGTGGTGGTGAAGAACCCCTTCGCCTAG